One Vespula pensylvanica isolate Volc-1 chromosome 3, ASM1446617v1, whole genome shotgun sequence DNA window includes the following coding sequences:
- the LOC122628164 gene encoding uncharacterized protein LOC122628164, which translates to MHYPAPIPIDSSSSSDFDLHFNVDSSRRTVSTPNLCSNGSRYEIEGDEVRQYDQDESTGTSNKRDNEIKDVPVERSSSFVVTNSELPIIDISTFNYNAYRHKLIEASLKKRYRNHQPPGDVIFNSIHLNTSDTTLGIRLNEEYDHNFFDFVEEYYDATLGMSKKEMEFLHPLDHFLVKGIRKRETDEKGTDTTNLSSKETDREKEIVDDNYVQRTRLYEKNGNNSKGKVKNFPSQSNDKKDSRKEASKAEPKESLCESIGSRRDSGWLRKGRHVGAGLVDSNSIRRKLGRTSNVDQVQTRKYVVSKCSNHTVKSVRSKLASSIVKADKDSITNVSSVSSSELDSNRDVMSNNSRESSVPSSRDRRTTRKLLPWISGNPSVSFNRKYGNRPERNTFEKSKRGKLRSGERTSAYGSRPSSPRPRSANLTLTGKRKTIDDRTKSERIEGLKDIEDYNTKGKGSLRSVEKEISSFDIVRPMMTAPNFEPSSSISSRLLPKFLGSYENDDGKSRGSLHENVVGKSCPKFQKVRDRRSRQESTKMTDNNSDRINPINVSNEIFKINMNYERNSMNRTNEPCERAVGECRTSTKVLRERLVNLIDDENESIKNETDRPTGSPKSNNEKLIIDDLDLDILVTKKNTQKKGIAVSKNFDKTCEYADGNKSLIKMDTCPRLAVVSRDTLVLDKNDSRTQKRSSFDEMTLEKEKPIHRRLSRADSKVGLAVQTGLKNYIKKLKQLLKNDGNIDTVDLASLSLKDAISPELESILSVSELKELQDLLNITEIKSNLTDQNVV; encoded by the coding sequence TACGTCGAATAAAAGAgacaacgaaataaaagacgTACCGGTCGAAAGATCCTCCTCGTTCGTTGTAACAAATTCCGAATTACCTATCATCGACATATCGACCTTCAATTACAACGCTTACCGTCACAAACTGATCGAGGCGAGCCTTAAGAAACGTTACAGAAATCATCAGCCACCGGGCGACGTCATATTCAATTCGATACATTTAAACACGTCGGATACCACCCTCGGAATAAGATTGAACGAAGAATACGATCACAATTTCTTCGACTTCGTCGAGGAATATTACGACGCTACCTTGGGTATgagcaagaaagagatggagttCTTACATCCCTTGGATCATTTTCTTGTTAAGGGTATACGGAAACGAGAGACCGACGAGAAAGGTACGGACACGACGAATCTATCTTCGAAAGAGACCGATCGGGAAAAGGAGATCGTCGATGATAATTACGTACAACGTACGCGTTTGTACGAGAAGAACGGTAATAATTCGAAGGGAAAGGTCAAGAACTTTCCTAGCcaatcgaacgataaaaaagattcgagGAAAGAGGCGAGCAAAGCGGAACCAAAGGAGTCGCTGTGCGAATCGATCGGCTCGAGAAGGGATTCCGGGTGGTTGAGGAAAGGGAGACACGTTGGAGCCGGTCTGGTTGATTCAAACTCGATTCGAAGAAAACTAGGGAGAACTTCGAACGTCGATCAAGTACAAACAAGAAAGTACGTTGTGTCCAAGTGCAGCAACCATACCGTCAAATCTGTACGCAGTAAGTTGGCATCCTCGATCGTTAAAGCCGATAAGGATTCTATTACGAACGTAAGCTCGGTGAGTTCAAGCGAACTCGATAGTAATCGCGACGTTATGTCGAATAATTCCCGTGAATCATCGGTTCCATCTTCGCGGGATCGTAGAACAACTCGGAAACTTCTCCCATGGATCAGCGGCAATCCGTCGGTCTCGTTCAACAGAAAATACGGGAACAGGCCGGAGAGAAACACCTTCGAGAAATCCAAAAGAGGTAAACTACGTTCCGGCGAACGTACCTCCGCGTACGGTTCAAGGCCATCCTCTCCAAGGCCAAGATCGGCCAATTTGACTTTAACCggcaaaagaaaaacgatcgacgatcgtaCGAAGAGCGAACGTATCGAAGGTTTAAAGGATATCGAGGATTACAATACCAAAGGTAAAGGATCTTTACGATcggtggaaaaagaaatttcttcgttcgatataGTAAGACCGATGATGACGGCGCCTAACTTCGAGCCATCATCGAGCATTTCCTCGAGGTTGCTCCCGAAGTTTCTCGGTAGCTATGAAAATGACGACGGAAAATCAAGGGGATCCTTGCACGAGAACGTCGTCGGCAAAAGTTGTCCAAAGTTTCAGAAGGTACGTGATCGTAGATCACGTCAGGAGTCAACGAAAATGACGGACAATAATTCCGATAGAATTAATCCGATCAACGTTAGTAACGAAATTTTCAAGATCAATATGAATTACGAACGAAATTCGatgaatcgaacgaacgaaccttGCGAGAGAGCGGTCGGCGAATGTCGAACTAGTACAAAAGTTTTACGCGAACGCTTGGTAAATTTGATagacgacgaaaacgaatcGATCAAGAACGAAACCGATCGACCGACTGGTTCTCCTAAGAGTAATAACGAAAAACTGATTATCGATGATCTGGATTTGGATATTTTggttacgaaaaaaaatacgcAGAAGAAAGGAATCGCCGtttcaaagaatttcgataaaaCTTGCGAGTACGCGGAtggaaataaatcattaatcaAGATGGATACGTGTCCTCGATTGGCCGTTGTATCGAGAGACACTTTGGTATTGGATAAGAACGATTCGCGAACTCAAAAACGTTCCTCTTTTGACGAAATGacattggaaaaagaaaaaccgataCATCGTAGATTGTCACGTGCCGACTCGAAAGTTGGCCTGGCCGTGCAAACGGGTTTAAAGAATTACATTAAAAAGTTGAAGCAACTTTTGAAGAACGACGGGAACATAGACACCGTCGATTTAGCGTCTTTGAGTTTGAAGGACGCTATATCACCCGAACTCGAATCCATCCTTTCCGTTTCGGAATTGAAAGAGTTGCAGgatctattaaatattaccgAGATCAAGTCGAATTTGACCGATCAAAATGTCGTTTAG